In Mesoplodon densirostris isolate mMesDen1 chromosome 2, mMesDen1 primary haplotype, whole genome shotgun sequence, the DNA window CCAAAGACAGTTCATTTGCTGGAAAACAGAGGGAACCTAAGTGTGAGTTAACCCTTGGATTTTAGACATTGTATAACTTTTCAAGAACATATTTATTCCATTAGTCAGATTTCCAAACAGATGAGAAGAGGCCGTTTTATGCCCATGTCGCCTCCAAAATGTCTTGTTCGATGAGAATCCCTGTCTACTTCTGGCACTTCCTCAGCTCAAAAACGGCAGCTGTACAGAGAACTGTGGCTGTCAAGATGAGCCAAAGCTCATGGTTGGGATCGGACATAAATGCCTACGTACATAGCTGTAGCCCGgcattgtttttttccctttcctcttctggcgtttttgtttgtttgtttgtttgccgtacgcgggcctctcactgttgcggcctctcccgttgcggagcacaggctccggacgcgcaggcccagcggccatggctcacgggcccagccgctccgcggcatgtgggatcttcccagaccggggcacgaacctgtgtcccctgcatcgacaggtggactctaaaccactgcgccaccagggaagccctctggcgGTTTTTTGATCCAGTCCTTTGGGTAGCAAATagcttagaaaattaaaaatgcacaaaaatgTTATCTAACAAGGCGGGGGGCGGGAAGGTAAAAAGGGTAAAAAGTCACTATAATTCAAAGTCTGATATCCAGTGGAGGCAGTGTAATGATTAGCAGAAAACGGAGGCTGAATTCACGGAGTGAAAGAATAAGGGAACatgggggggaaaaaagcaatttTGGTGATTTCGACTGTAACAGTAACAACTTCtccttggctctgtaactctaGGGGTCTCAGAATAACACTGTGGTTCAATGTTAGGTGTACAGTTTGATTTGGGGGCAGAGAAGGAGACATAAGTCACTCTTCAACTTACACAGCATGAAGGGGGGCGGTGTAACAGAAGATTTCTCTTAGCATTTCATGTGGAGAAAGAAGCAAGTAGGGTGGAAATACCTAATTAtactttaaaggaaagaaaaagaaaccgtCAAGGTACTTTTAAGTCCTCTGTGAAAGGAGTGCTCTCTTCATATTAAACACTGTCTGGAGGCACAAATGAACTGACAATTAGGGAAATGAGAACAAGAAGGTAAAATGAAATGTTCTCTCTGTATGTTGCCCACTGTAGGTGGTCGTTCACCCTCGCTCAAGGGGTCCGGGTGGCTCACTCCACTAGTGATATCtggtagcccccactccccacttccttttttttttttttttttttgcggtacgcgggcctctcactgctgtggcctctcccgttgtggagcacaggctccggacgcgcaggctcagcggccatggctcacgggcccagccgctccgcggcatgtgggatcttcccggaccggggcacgaacccgtgtcccctgcatcggcaggcggactctcaaccattgcgccaccagggaagccccccacttccTTTTAAAGCTGTTGCCCTCCTGTACTCAACTGAGAATTCTCGGGCCTGTCGTCCTCAGTCCTTAGACTTTACTCGCTGTAGTCCGAGATAAgcattgcttttttatttttttattttttttattttctggtgcagtttcaatttaaaaatatcaccCTTCAAACGTCTGTGAAATTATTATAATTGTTCACTCCATGTGAATGTCATGAGAATGAGATGGTGGTTTAAAACACACTTTTGAACTCCCAGGGAGAAGCAGGCATAagctatttctttccttccccactgGGCTACTGCAGACCACCCCAGGACGGAGACCCGAGGCCCAGGCGACACAGTCCGAAGGCACATGCGTCCTTACGTCCCAGCCCTATAGGCTAGCCAAGGCGAGCACGGCTGCTCCAATTGAATCAGGTACACACACTGGCCCTAAATGTTCAGCACGATTTATAAGGGGAAGAAAAATTTTGCTTTTGCAGACAAAACTTGTTCTTATCGGAGCCATGTCAGACTACGCGCTTTCAGGCCCAAATAATTTCAGCGATAATTACGGCCCTCAGATGAAATGTTCTGGGAGCTCACTCCTTGTTCACTTCATGCATTATACAAAGTACCCACGAAATAAGCCAAGCAACCAAAGTTTCACATAAAGGAGAAAATGCGGATGGCCCGTTACCTACAGCACTGCGCTGTGGGCTCGAAGAGTTCTCGGAAACAGAGGAAAATAATGGCAAGAGACAAGGTGTCTGTGGAACCCAACACGTCCCTCAGGGTGGGCACCAGCGGCTCCTCCCGACTGCTTACCTTGGCTTTCCCTCAGTTGCTCTCTGTCAGGCTCTCAGTGTCGCACTCTTTGGGCGGTTCCCCTCCTCCTGGCAGCTCGCTCTCGATTTCCCACAGGACGTCATCCTCGTCCTCCAAGTTGCTGGAGATGTGGCACTTCTTGAACCCCTGGACGATGGATTCGCTTGAGATGCTATTCCATGCCACCATGACCCACTCCAGAAAGAGGCCGAGGGGCGGCTTCTTGGCGTTCCCCGTGGGGCTCAGTGCCAGGTTCCCCGCCAGGAGCCAGTTGGAATACTGGGCCCGGACACTGTCATTCAGGGGTTTGTAGACCACCACATCCAGCACCTGCAGCTGCGAGGTCAGGCCCCCCGGGATGATGACCATGTCGGTGTGCATGCTTTCCATGGAGCTCTTCACCGAATCAGTGGCATGGCCCCGGAAGCCATTGAGGATCAGCATCCCTCGCTGCTTGGGCACTGCACCAGTTCTCCGCCTCCACACCACTTCCAACCAGTCCTGCATCAAGTCCTCCGTCATCCATCCGTACCGGTGACAACGGATTTCCATGCCACTGGGGAACTTCCCGGGGGGGATGTATGTGCCCCTCAGAATGATGTACGGAGGTAACTTCCTCCCATCTGCCAAGACACCAAGCATGGCTGTGATTTTCAGTTTCTCCCTGCCTGGCGTCTTGACCAAGACGGGCTTTTCACCCTGGTTGTCCACAGTTACCCTCGAGGGCACCTCTAAGCAAATGGGCGTCTCGTCAGCATTTCCCATCTGAGCCACCTGGTAGTCGTGTGCCCGGCGCAGAGCCAGGACGCTCCGCTGGTAGGTGACGAGCTTCTCGGTCAGGTCTTCCGGCAGCTGCTGGGGCACCGGCACCTTATGCCGCAGAGACAAGTCATACCTTCGCATCATTCTTCGACACCAGCCCAAGCTGGCCTTGAACCCTTTCTCCGGAATGTTCATCTCCTGGGCAATCTCCAGAGCTTTCAGCTGCATGGCCTCCCTGGTGATGGGGTCCCCTTTAGCCTGCATGTATCGAACGTACTCGGCCACGCGCTGGTCCACCAGGGCGAAGCGCCCGTTTTTGGGGCCCCGGAAGGCGCGCCGCATGGCGTGGGCGTTCTGCAGCTGCGGCTTCACCTTGCGCCAGTCGCGGACGTTTTTTTCCAGCACCCCGAACTGCTTGGCCGCCTGGCAGTTGTTGGTGCTCTCGGCGTACTCCACCACCATTAACTTGAACCCCGCGTCGTAACTGCGGCGCATGCCCCGGCTGAACTGAAACTTCCCGGCCAGGTCGTCTGCCGAGAGGTCGTACCCGGGGAAGCCCACGGCCATGTAAAAGGGGTACCCCTCGCCCCACTCGGGCAACTCTGTGATGTCCCGAGGCAGACGGAGGCCATAGCCGTCCAGGTGCTGAGGCTGCGGAAACTGGGAGGCCGTGTTCATCGGGCCCACCCAATCTGGGGGCTTCACGTCAGAGTCTTCATTTTCTGGCAGACAGACAGGGAGGGGCAAAGATAGTGCCCGTAAGTAAAATGATTTCTGGCTcattccctgatttttttttttctctttttggtcgAAATACCAAGAATACCTTAATCTCAAATTCACTAAAAGCAGTAACTCTAATAACAGATAACACGAAGTCGTTACCCCCGTGCCAATTCCCATGGATTACCACatctaattctcacaataactgtttatttcttctttgcaggTGAGtctagagaaattaagtaacgcATCAAGGTAGCtgagctaggaagtggcagagctggaaactGAATACAGGCAACAAGCCTGGATCACATACTAACTGTGGGCCATGCCTGGGTCAAAATAATCTTTACCTGGACGAGAAGCCAATTATAACCCACATTACCACATAATATTACAGAATTTGTATCATCATGGGCTGAATCATATCCCTTAAACCAAGAACATCTATAGCAATACCACACTTAGCAAAGTTAAGCTTATAAGGCAGAAGTATGGTTCTTGCATACCAATGTCAGAACTGGGTTTCACTGTATGTTTGTTTAGGAGGTGGCCACAGAAGTTGAATACTCACGGAAATTGAAGACTCACGGAAATTACCATATCTCACCAAAACTAAGATGCCATCAATTGCAAGATGCACCATTATatgccattaagaaaaaaaaaagctgctagtGAAACTATAACATGCCATCAATTTTAAGAGGCATTCTCAACTGCAGAGATGTTAAAGTGATGAGGGAAAAACGTGTCTTGGAATCAATGAAATACAGCATTTTAAACTATTACTTATAGAAAGAAGGCAAATCAAACCACTCTGGCTGTTGGGAAGCTGTATTTATT includes these proteins:
- the POGK gene encoding pogo transposable element with KRAB domain; its protein translation is MESTAYPLNLTLKEEEEEEEIQSRELEDGPTDMQKVRICSEGGWVPALFDEVAIYFSDEEWEVLTEQQKALYREVMRMNYETVLSLEFPFPKPDMITRLEREEESQNSDEWQFQGGTFAENEDSDVKPPDWVGPMNTASQFPQPQHLDGYGLRLPRDITELPEWGEGYPFYMAVGFPGYDLSADDLAGKFQFSRGMRRSYDAGFKLMVVEYAESTNNCQAAKQFGVLEKNVRDWRKVKPQLQNAHAMRRAFRGPKNGRFALVDQRVAEYVRYMQAKGDPITREAMQLKALEIAQEMNIPEKGFKASLGWCRRMMRRYDLSLRHKVPVPQQLPEDLTEKLVTYQRSVLALRRAHDYQVAQMGNADETPICLEVPSRVTVDNQGEKPVLVKTPGREKLKITAMLGVLADGRKLPPYIILRGTYIPPGKFPSGMEIRCHRYGWMTEDLMQDWLEVVWRRRTGAVPKQRGMLILNGFRGHATDSVKSSMESMHTDMVIIPGGLTSQLQVLDVVVYKPLNDSVRAQYSNWLLAGNLALSPTGNAKKPPLGLFLEWVMVAWNSISSESIVQGFKKCHISSNLEDEDDVLWEIESELPGGGEPPKECDTESLTESN